A DNA window from Leptolyngbya sp. KIOST-1 contains the following coding sequences:
- a CDS encoding aromatic ring-hydroxylating oxygenase subunit alpha, with protein MVSSLPLRSTTDPQGSSPGLPETHGLPDRFLLTADHYTNPAWIPIEQRAIFRRTWLYAGDSEGLLPGMVWARTVAGTPLLITRDHEGELRAFYNLCPHRAAILSPPAGIHPCQKLVCPYHAWVYDLSGNLTGVPSQDQFPPSFQKEDFALRSLRLETWSGFMFVCFDDAAPPLVEFLGSIPQHLGQHRTAATHPLVAKRYTVACNWKNYHDNTLCDYHVAIAHRTTLHLVQGPIRRYQHQLEPFVNLLYTPTTADWQAENSILPTLQGRSRDGFFTYGIYPNLHLLGLPNGLLAWLHIEPLTVESCQVSLEIYGDPEFCPPKETLLAEFEAFMQEDMVLTESVQQGYASGAYTPGPVNGLESRIIHQQQLIWNALAAAGGAD; from the coding sequence ATGGTTTCGAGTCTGCCGCTGCGGTCAACAACCGATCCCCAAGGGTCGTCGCCAGGTCTCCCCGAGACCCACGGGCTGCCCGATCGCTTTTTGCTCACCGCCGACCACTACACCAATCCTGCCTGGATCCCAATCGAGCAGCGGGCCATCTTTCGCCGCACCTGGCTCTACGCGGGCGACAGCGAAGGGCTGCTACCGGGGATGGTGTGGGCCAGGACGGTGGCGGGGACTCCTCTACTGATCACTCGAGATCATGAGGGCGAACTAAGGGCCTTTTACAACCTCTGCCCCCACCGGGCGGCGATTTTGTCGCCCCCGGCGGGCATTCACCCCTGCCAAAAGCTGGTGTGCCCCTACCACGCCTGGGTCTACGACCTCTCGGGCAACCTGACCGGGGTGCCCTCTCAGGATCAGTTCCCGCCGTCATTTCAAAAGGAGGATTTCGCCCTGCGATCGCTGCGGTTAGAGACCTGGTCGGGCTTTATGTTCGTCTGCTTTGACGACGCTGCCCCGCCCCTGGTGGAGTTTCTAGGCAGCATCCCCCAACACCTGGGTCAGCACCGCACCGCCGCCACCCACCCCCTGGTGGCCAAGCGATACACCGTGGCCTGCAACTGGAAGAACTACCACGACAATACGCTGTGTGATTACCATGTGGCGATCGCCCACCGCACCACCCTGCACCTGGTGCAGGGGCCGATTCGCCGCTACCAGCACCAGCTCGAACCCTTCGTCAACCTGCTCTACACCCCCACCACCGCCGACTGGCAGGCCGAAAACTCCATCTTGCCCACCCTCCAGGGCCGCAGCCGCGACGGATTTTTTACCTACGGCATCTACCCCAACCTGCACCTGCTGGGGCTGCCCAACGGCCTGCTGGCCTGGCTGCACATCGAGCCGCTCACCGTCGAGTCTTGCCAGGTTTCCCTGGAGATCTACGGCGACCCTGAGTTTTGCCCGCCCAAGGAAACTCTGCTAGCCGAATTTGAAGCCTTTATGCAGGAGGACATGGTGCTGACCGAAAGCGTGCAGCAGGGCTACGCCAGCGGTGCCTACACCCCTGGCCCAGTGAATGGTTTGGAATCGCGGATCATTCACCAGCAGCAGCTGATTTGGAATGCCCTGGCCGCCGCTGGGGGGGCTGATTAG